CCCCGCGCTGCCGCTGGCATCGCTTCTGCTCTCCGCCGCGTCGCTGGGCCTGTTTCTGACGTTCTCCTGGCGGCGCGTGGCCCGGAGCATGGCCTGAGATGCTGATCCTCTCCATCGTGGCGAGCCTGGGAGCCGCCGCCTACTCGCGCGTCCTGTTCCGCTCCTGGTACAACCCGGTCGCCCTGTTCGCGGCGGCCATGGTGGGCTACACGCTCATCGGGGTCGCCCTGCTCGGGGGCGCGGCGCGGGTCAGCTCCGCCATGCTCTGGGTGGCGGTCTGCACCTTTGCCCTCGGTTGCGGCGCGACGGCCGCGGCGTTCACGGCCCCTCTGCCCGTGCCTGGCGCCGCTCGCACGGAGTGGAGCATCGGCAGCACGCGTCTGCGCTGCGTCATGATCGGCCTGTTCGTCGTGGCGACGGTGGGGCTGTGGGTGACCTGGCGCAACCTCTCGAGCCTCGTCGAAGGCGGGATCAACGCGACGCTGCTGGGCGCCGTGGCGGAGGTCTCGCACACGGCGCGCGCAGAGATCGGGTACGGCACCAAGGTGAAGCCGGTGTTCGAGATGCTGGTGATGCCCTGGTTCTTCCTGCTGCCACTCCTTGGGGGGCTGCTCTGGGCGCAAGCTCGCGGGACTCTGGATCGCGTCCTGAGCATCGCGAGCGTGGGCCCGGTGATGATCCAGGGGATGCTCTACGGCTCGCGCATGGGCATCCTGTATGGCGGCAGCTTCTGGCTCGGGGCGCTGATCGCTGGCAGCGTGTACCTCGCGCGGGGAGCGGTAGCGCGCAGCCTCTTTCCGATCCTCCTGCGGGCGGCCCTCGTGGCCGTTCTGGCGGGGCCGCCCATCATGCTGGTGATGCTGATCCGCTACAACGACGTCGACGCGGGCGCTGGCAAGGGCTTTCGATACATGGCCGCCGGCTTCGGCTTCGTGCACGCGTTCGGCACGTGGCTGGACGAGGGGGACTACGCTCGCTCGGACCGGCTGCTCGGGTACCGAACGGCGTGGCGTGTGTATGATCGCCTCGGAGCGCAGCCCGTTCAGCCGTGGTGGGAACAGACCTACACGGACGCGGACAACCCCAATATCCTGACGGCGATCCAGGGGCTTGTCGAGGACTTCGGCGGCATCGGCACGTTCCTCGTCATGTTCGTGTGCGGCTACCTGGGCGCCCTGTGGCAGCGGCGCGTCGTGCTCGGGGACATCCGGTACCTTGCACTTCTGACCAGTGTGTACGCGGCCGCCTTCATGGCCCCGTCGTTCAGCCTGACGCAGTACAACGCCCCGGTGCTGGCGCTCGTGCTGCTTCAGCTCGCGGTCCTCTTCGTCGCCACCGCCCGCTCCCCAGCCCCGGTCGGGGCATACGCGTCGAGCCAGGGTTAACCCGATGACCAGGCCTATCGCATGCTTCTTCGCCAGGGTCGGCTCGCGCCGCGAGATCGACGTGGTCGACTTCTACGCCCAGGACGTGCGGATCTTGAGCGACCTGGGCTTCGATGTCCGGGTCGCGACGCGGCCGGCCGAGTTGCGTCGAGCCGATCTCTACTTCGCCTGGTTCTGGACGTGGGCCGCCTTCCCGGTGCTGGCCGCGCGCCTGCAGCGGCGTCCGTCCGTCGTCACGGGTGTTTTCAACTGCTGGAGCTACGGCCGACGCCCGCCGACGCAGCGCGCCCTGATCGGCATGGGCGTACGCCTCGCCAGCCGTAACGTGATCATCTCCGAGGACGAGCGTCGACAGCTTCGTCCGATGTTCCCGGCGGTCGACTGGCTCTACAGCCCCCTCGGCGTCGACACGGGCCTGTTCTCGCCGGCGGGCTTCCGGCGCGCCGACGAGCTCTTCACGACGGCCACCATGGCCCCGGGGAACGCGGAGCGCAAGTCGATCCCGGAGCTCCTCGCCGCCGCGCCGCTCGTGCGCAGGTCTCACCCCGAGGTCCGTTTCGCCATCGCCGGGCGGTGCGATGAGCCGTATCGCCGCATGGTGCGCGACGTGGGCGCGGAGGGCTTCGTTGAGATGCTCGGCCTCGTGAGCAACGAGGAGAAGATCGCCCGCATGCGGCGCTGCGCGGCCTACGTGCAGCCCTCGCGCCACGAGGGTTTCGGCCTTGCCATCCTGGAGGCGATGAGCTGCGGCGCGCCCATCGTGACGAGCCCGGTGGGCGCCGTGCCCGAGGTGGTCGGAGAGGAGGCCGCGATGGTGGATGGATCTTCCCCGGAGGCGATCGCGGAGGCCGTCAGCCGCCTGCTCGCAGATCCCGATGAGCGCGCCCGCCTTGGCGCTCGCGGGCGCGCCCGTGCCATCGAGTTGTTCTCGATTGAGCGCAGAAAGCGGGATGTGCAGCGGATCCTGCGCGGGCTCGGCTTTGCGGTCTAGGCGGCCCGGCTCACCGGCGGGGGTGGCGGCGGCCGCTCGGGCGCCGAGGGTCCTCCTCTGGGCGGTCCTGCTGCTCGCGTCGGCGACGCTCGCCGGGCGGGCGGAGGCCCGTGGGTTGCACGCCGCGGGGCCGGAGTACCGGGCGGTCTGGGTGCACTACACGGCGCTGCCCGCCGACGAGCCGTCGGGTGACGCGGCCGTTTCCGCCCTCGCGGACCGGCTGGCGAAAGCCCACGTCAACCTTGCGTTCGTCTGGGTCACGAGCGACTACCTGGTCGCGCTCGATCAGCCCTGGTTCGCCCGATACGCTCCGCAATCCCGGTGGGACGCCGTGGGCCGGCTCATCCGCGCGCTAACGCTGCGCGGCGTCGAGTGCGACCTGTGGTTCGCTCCAAGCGAGTACCGCCGCGCCAGTAGCCCGGACTTCGATTCCGCCGCGGGCGGTAACCCGGCGTGGAGGGCGGTCGGCGCATCCGGCGACGCGCGTCCCGGCGGGCCGGACACGGTCGACGTATGCCTTCAGCATGAGGATGCGCGCGCGTGGGAGCTGCGACTCCTGCTCTCCGCGCTCGATCGCTATCGCGAGGCCAGCGGAGTCCAGATCGAGGAGCCTGGCTACACGACGGCCGATGAGTGCGTCTGCGACCTGTGCCGCTCGCTCTACCGGCGCCGCTACGGGGGCGACATCGCGGCGGACATCGGCACGGAGCGCGCCAGCCGCTTCAAGTGCGATGCGGTCACCACGTTCATGAGGTCCGTGCGACAGGCTCTCGCGCGGCGCGATCCGCTTCTGCGGCTCTCCGCCAACGGCAGCGATGACCGCAAGGCGGACCTGGCCAAGGGCCGGGACTGGGCGACGTGGGCGCGACGCGGCTACGTTGACTTCTTCGTGCCGCTGATCTACACGGCCGATCCCGACGGGTTCGGCAACCGCCTTGCTTCGGTCGTTCGCGCACTGCCGCCGCGCTTTCCGGTGGTGGTCGGGATCGGAGTGGTGTGGGGCGGCGGGCGGCGCACCAGCGTTGCGGGGCTGCTCGCCGAGGTGGCGGCCGTACGTCAGCAGGGCGGCGTCGGGGTTTCTCTGTTTCCTGGCCAGGCGATCACCGAGGCGCAGATCGGGTCGCTGCTCGCGGGGCCGTTCCGCTTGAAGGTCGGCCTTCCGCCAAAACGCCGCTAACGGGGCCGGCCCGACGAACCCGGCTCGCCGTGGGGTATCATGGTTTGGCGAGGCCCTCCGGGTCGTCCTTGACCATGGCGGCCGGTCAGGCTGGCGCCGGAGGCCCCGGGCTCAATGCGATTCTGGCTCATACAACGCGCCGAACCGGTCCCGACGGACGGCCCATCGGTGCGGCTGATGCGGACAGGCCTGCTGGCCCGGACGCTTGCCGGCCGTGGGCACGACGTGGTGTGGTGGAGCTCGACGTTCGATCACTACCGCAAGCTCCACCGCTTCAGGGCCGACACCCTGCTGGAGCTGGAGCCGGGCCTGCGCCTGCACCTTGTGCACTCCGGGGGGTATGGGCGCAACGTGTCGCTCGCCCGCATGGTCAACGATCGAGCCGTCGCCCGCGGCTTCGCGCGTCTTTCACGCGAGACCATGCCCCCGGACCTCATCGTGAGCTCGCTCCCGACCGTCGACCTGTGCACCGAGGCGGTCCGCCTGGGCGCCGAGCGCGATGTGCCGGTGGTGATCGACGTGCGCGACATGTGGCCCGACATCTTCGTGGGCGTCCTGCCCGCGCTGCTGCGAGGACCCGGGCGCGTGCTGGTCGCGCCCCTGGTGGCGCGGGCGCGATTCGCGCTTCGCTCGGCCGCCGGGCTGACGGCGATGTCGCGGTTTGTCTTCGACTGGGCCCTCCGGCACGCGGGACGCCCTCGGCGAGCAGCGGACGGCGTGTTCCCGCTCGGCTACCAGGCGCCGGCGGTCGCGCCGGACGCGCGCGAGCGGGCCGGCGACGACCTGCGGGCGATGGGCGTCGACCCTGCGAAGACCATCTGCTGGTTCGTCGGTCAGTTGGGGCGTGTCTACGACGTGGCGACGCTGATCGAGGGCGCCCGCGCGCTCTGGCAGCGGGGTCGCGCCGACGTGCAGCTGGTGATCAGCGGCGATGGCGACAACGCCGCCGCGTTGCGCGCGCGGGCGCGGGACCTGCCGAACGTCGTGTTCACCGGCTGGGTCAACACGGCTCAGATCTCCTGGCTGATGGCAGTCGCCGGCGTCGGGCTGGCCGCCGTGCGGCCGGTGGGCGAGGCGCTGCCCAACAAGCTGTTCGAGTACCTTTCGGCCGGGCTGCCCGTGCTGTCGAGCCTGCGAGGCGAGGCAGAGGAGCTGCTGGCCCGGCACGGGTGCGGTGTGACCTACCCTCCCGGCGACGTCGCGGCATTCGTGGAGGCCGTCGAGCGGTTGGCCGGCGACATCGCGCTGCGCGAGGCGATGGGGCGCAATGCCACGGCCCTCTACGCCGCGGGCTACTCGTCCGAAGCCGTCTACGGCCGCATGGCGGCCCACCTGGAGGCGGTCGCGCGTCAGCACGCCGATGGCAGATCGGCCGCGCCGGGCGTCGGCCCGCGGTCCTGACGCCTCGCGGTCGAGACCGCCCGACAAGGAGCACGAAACGATGAACAGAACCGAGGCCTCGCTGTACAATCCGTCACCCGTCGTCGTCGGCCTGAAGCGGCTCGTGGCCCTGGTCGAGCGTGTGCTGCCACCCGCCGCTTTCCGGCGCTTCTATGACACGGGCTTCGCCCTGTACCGCGCCGGGCTTCGCGCGTCGTATCGGCGGCACGAGCTGTTCGCGCGTATGCGGGGCGACGCCGCCGGCGCGCACCGCGCGGCCACCGTGCACCGTGTGATGCCCTACAGCCTGGTGGGCGCAAGCGGGCTCGAGGCCACCTACGATGCCCTGACCACCGTCGAGAGCGAGGGGATCCCTGGCGCCATCGTGGAGTGCGGCGTCGCCCAGGGGGGGTGTGCCGCGCTGATGGCGCTCACGACGGAGCGCGCGGGCAATGGCCGCCAACTCTGGCTCTTCGACTCGTACGAGGGGCTCCCGCCCGCCACCGACAAGGACTACGAGGGCAGCGTTACGGGGCACCACGTTCGAGCGCTCCCGCCGGGCTCCTGCCTGGGGACCCTCGAGCAGGTGGAGGGCCTTCTGTTTGACCGGCTGCGCCTCGACCGGTCGCGCATTCGCCTCGTCAAGGGGTGGTTCGAGAACACGCTTGCCCCGACGGCGCCCACCGTCGGCGCTGTCGCGATCCTGCGCATCGACGCCGACTGGTACGAGTCGGTGAAGTGTTGCCTCGACGTGTTCTTCGATGCCGTGAGCCCGCGCGGGTGCGTCATCATCGACGACTACGGCACGTGCTTCGGAGCCCGCAAGGCGGTCGACGAGTTCCTGGCCGCTCGGAAGCTGGCCCTGGAGCTCACTCCCGATGGGCGCGGGGGAATCGTCTTCAGGAAGCCCTAGTGGCCACGCGCGCGCTCGGGCTCGGGCTCAAACGGGCCCTCGATGTCCTCTTCAGCCTTGCGGGTCTGGCGCTTCTTTGGCCCGTCCTCGCTGTGGTCGCCCTCATCGTGAAGCTGGACTCACCGGGACCCGTGTTCTACCGTGGCGTCCGGACGGGGAAGGGGGGCACGCCGTTCGGCATCTTCAAGTTCCGCTCGATGGTGGTCGACGCCGAGAAGGTCGGCGGCGGGTCGACCGCTCGCAACGACTCGCGGATCACGCGGGTCGGCGGCGTGCTGCGGCGCTACAAGGTCGACGAGCTGCCTCAGCTTCTCAACGTGTTGATCGGCGACATGAGCTTCGTCGGCCCGCGGCCGGAGTTGCCCTCCTACACGCGCCTCTACCAGGGCGAGGAACTCCTCATTCTGACGATGCGCCCCGGCATCACCGACCACGCGTCCCTCCAGTTCGCCCAACTCGGCGAGGTCCTCGGCGACTGCGACGCCGATCGCGTGTATGAGGAGCGCGTCATGCCGGTCAAGAACGGGCTGAGAGTCCGTTATGTGAAGGAGTGGAGCCTGCTCGGTGACCTCGTGCTGGTCATCCGCACGCTCCTGCGGGTGGTACGCGGGTGACGATGGAATACGCGGAGCTTGGACAGGGGGGGCCGGCGGTCTCGCGGCTCGGGCTCGGATGTGAGCCGCTCGGCGGCACGGACTGGGGCTCGGTGGACGCGCGCCAGGCAGCCGCCGCCGTCGGGCGCGCGTTGGACCTGGGGATCACGCTCTTCGACACGGCCGACGTCTATGGTCTCGGGCGGAGCGAGGAGAGATTGTCCGAGGCGCTCGGGCAGCGGCGTCATGAGGTCGTGATCGTTAGCAAGTTCGGCGTCGCATGGGAATCAGACGAGGGGGGTGGCCGCGCGAAGACGCGCAGAGACTGCAGCCCCGCCCACGTCCGCGCGGCGCTTGAAGCGAGCTTGCGGCGCTTGCGCCTGGAGCGGGTCCCGGTCTACCTGATCCACTGGCCCGACCCGGCGACGCCCGTGGCGGATACGATGGCGGCGCTGCTGCAGTGCCAGTCCGAGGGCAAGATCGGCGTCATCGGCGTGTCGAACTTTCCGACCGCGCTCGTGGCCGAGGCGCGCCGGAGCGGACCCGTCACGGCCATCGAGGTCTCCTACAGTCTGATCGACCGCGCGGCCGAACAGGAGCTGCTGCCGGACGCGCGCGCCGCGCGGGCCGGCGTGATCGCCTACGGCACGCTGGCGCAGGGGCTCCTCGGCGGCCGCTACGGGCCGGACTCGCGGTTCGGCGAGGACGATCGGCGGCACCGGCTCGCGCACTTCGCGCCGGACGCCTGGCCGCGCAACCGGGAGCTCCTGGGCCGCCTGGAGCGGACGGCGCGCGAGATCGGCCACGGCGTCGCCGAGGTCGCGATCCGGTGGGTGCTTGAGCATTCCGCAGTGACCTGCGCGATCGTCGGCGCGAGATCCCCCGGCCAGGTGGAGGCGAACGCGCGGGCGCTCGGCTGGCGGCTCGACCCCGGCTCGCGCCAGTTCCTGTGCGCCAGCGCGCCGTAGGCCGGTCCCGCCGACGGAGGGAACGGTGGCGCGGCCGTCGAACGGCCCACCAACACGCTACTCGCGAAGGGAGCGGCGCCATGGAAGCTCGTGCCAGGCTATCGCGCAGGGAGTTCGTCGGCAAAGCCACGACCTCGATCGCCATCCCCTACCTCGTCCCCTCGGGCGTCATCGGCATGCACGGCCGCCAGGGCGCCAACGATCGCATCACGATCGGGGTGATCGGCACCGGAGGCATGGGCAGCGGCCATGTCTACCCCGATACTGCCGCGCTCTGCGATGTTGACGACGACCATCTGGCCGCCGCGCGCCAGCGCGTGACCCAGGGCAGCCCCTACCTCACGAAGGACTATCGTCGCCTCCTCGACCGTAAGGACATTGACGCGGTCATCATCGCCACCCCCGACCACTGGCACGCCATCATGGCGGTCCACGCCTGTCAGGCGGGCAAGCACGTCATGTCGGAGAAGCCGACCTCCAAGACGATCGCGGAGGGGCGCGCCATGGTCAACGCGGCGCGCCGGTACAACCGCGTCGTGCAGATCCACGCGCAGGGGCGCTCCAACGACAACGCGCACGCCGCGTGCCAGTTCGTGCGGAACGGCGGCATCGGCCGCGTGAAGCGCGTGGACGTGTGGCATCCCGTGAACTTCACGACCGGGACCTGGGGCGAGCCGCGGTACCCTCCGGCCTCGCTGGACTGGGAGATGTGGTTGGGCCCCGCGCGCTGGGCTCCCTACCACCCCCAGCGGTGTCACTTCAACTTTCGCTGGTTCATGGACTACGGCGGCGGCTTCATCCGCGACCGCGGCAACCACGCGCTGAGCATCGTGTCGTGGCTCACGGACAACGACGGCTATCAGGGTCGCGTGACCTGCGAGGCCACCGGCACCCCCATGCTGGCGGGCTTCTACGACGTGCCGGCTACGATGGACGTGCGCTGGGAGTTCCGGGATCCCGACTGGACGCTCACCTGGAGTCAGCCGGGCACGCCGAACCCTCGGATGCCTGGAGAGTGGGGAGCCACCTACCACGGCGACCGCGACGATCTGGTCGTGCTCGGCGGCGACGGCGGCTGCGAGACGGAGCAGAAGGCCAGGAGCTTCGAGGTGCCCTCGGGCGGCACGTCGGTCTTCCGGAGCCCGGGGCATCGCGAGAACTGGCTGGAGTGCATCCGGACGGGGCAGCGGCCGGTGATGGACGTGGAGATCGGCCACCACGTGGTCACGCTCTGCAACCTGGGCAACATCTCCTATCGGCTGGGGCGCGAGGTCGTCTACGACTTCGCGCGGGAGCGGTTCGTCGGCGACGAGGAAGCGGATCGCCTCATCTCCGAGCCGCTTCGCGCGCCATGGAGCCTGAGCTAGCGAGAGCGAGGAGGAAGCAGATGAGCACCTACAGCCCGGCCTTGCTGGCGCGAAACCCGACCGCCGCCACCCTGGTGGCGGAGATCCAGCACGGCGATCTGGGCGCGCGAGAGGGCGCGGTGCGGCAGGCGCCGCTCGTCGGCTCGCCGGCCATCGTCGCGCTCGGGGCGGTTTATGGCGGCGAGGATGAGGGCGCCGCGCGCGCCGCGCTGGAGGCTCTGCGGCGCGTTGCGCTGCATTGTGGGCGGCCTCGCGCCCCGCAAGAGCGGCAGGCGGCGGCCGCGGCGCTTCTGAAGCTCGCGGGCCCTGGCCGGCCACGGCGCGTGCGCACGGAGGCCCTGCACCTGCTCGGAGTCGTCGCGCGGCCCGATGACGTGGCCGGCCTGGCGGCGCTGCTGGAGGACGAGGAGGTGCGCGAGGACGCCCGGATGGCGTTGGAGCGCGTTCCCGGCCGCTCGGCCAACGCGGCGCTACGCAAGGCGCTGGCCGAGGGCTCCGCCGAGTTCCGCCCTGCCGTCGAGCAGTCGCTGCGGCGTCGCTCCACGGCGCTACGCGACCTGGGCGTCGCGCGGTAGCCGCGGGGCCGCGCGCACCGCGAGGGTGGGCGATGCGTGAGGACCGCCGGCTTGCTGGCCGGCGGCCCTCACTCGTCTTGCCGAGGCGCCAAGGAGGTGGAGCGCCGATCAGCCAAGCACGCGCATCTCGGGGCCGTCCTGGAGGAAGTGGGGGTTGGGCCCCTCCTCGCGGAGGAGCAGGTGCGAGTCGAGATCGGCGAGCTCGAACGCGCCCGTGCCCGCGGCGAAGGCAAGCGACGCGGCGATCCCGCGCCGCGTCTCCAGCATACAGCCGATCATGAGCCGTCGGCCCGCCGCGCGCGCGATCGCCACGATGTCAAACGCGCCGGAGACGCCGCTCTTCATCAGCTTTACGTTGATGCCGTGTGCCCGAGTCTCGCGGACCACGCGCAGCGCGTCGGCCGGCGTCTTGACCGCCTCGTCCGCGAACACCGGGATCGGCGAGGACGCCGCGACGGCGTCGAGGGCGGCCAGGTCGTCCGCGGCCACCGGCTGCTCGAACGCCTCCACCGGCAAGCCCGCCTTCGCCAGGCGGGCGGCGAACGCGAGCGCGCCG
The Chthonomonadales bacterium genome window above contains:
- a CDS encoding class I SAM-dependent methyltransferase, with the translated sequence MNRTEASLYNPSPVVVGLKRLVALVERVLPPAAFRRFYDTGFALYRAGLRASYRRHELFARMRGDAAGAHRAATVHRVMPYSLVGASGLEATYDALTTVESEGIPGAIVECGVAQGGCAALMALTTERAGNGRQLWLFDSYEGLPPATDKDYEGSVTGHHVRALPPGSCLGTLEQVEGLLFDRLRLDRSRIRLVKGWFENTLAPTAPTVGAVAILRIDADWYESVKCCLDVFFDAVSPRGCVIIDDYGTCFGARKAVDEFLAARKLALELTPDGRGGIVFRKP
- a CDS encoding glycosyltransferase family 4 protein, with the translated sequence MRTGLLARTLAGRGHDVVWWSSTFDHYRKLHRFRADTLLELEPGLRLHLVHSGGYGRNVSLARMVNDRAVARGFARLSRETMPPDLIVSSLPTVDLCTEAVRLGAERDVPVVIDVRDMWPDIFVGVLPALLRGPGRVLVAPLVARARFALRSAAGLTAMSRFVFDWALRHAGRPRRAADGVFPLGYQAPAVAPDARERAGDDLRAMGVDPAKTICWFVGQLGRVYDVATLIEGARALWQRGRADVQLVISGDGDNAAALRARARDLPNVVFTGWVNTAQISWLMAVAGVGLAAVRPVGEALPNKLFEYLSAGLPVLSSLRGEAEELLARHGCGVTYPPGDVAAFVEAVERLAGDIALREAMGRNATALYAAGYSSEAVYGRMAAHLEAVARQHADGRSAAPGVGPRS
- a CDS encoding aldo/keto reductase, whose protein sequence is MTMEYAELGQGGPAVSRLGLGCEPLGGTDWGSVDARQAAAAVGRALDLGITLFDTADVYGLGRSEERLSEALGQRRHEVVIVSKFGVAWESDEGGGRAKTRRDCSPAHVRAALEASLRRLRLERVPVYLIHWPDPATPVADTMAALLQCQSEGKIGVIGVSNFPTALVAEARRSGPVTAIEVSYSLIDRAAEQELLPDARAARAGVIAYGTLAQGLLGGRYGPDSRFGEDDRRHRLAHFAPDAWPRNRELLGRLERTAREIGHGVAEVAIRWVLEHSAVTCAIVGARSPGQVEANARALGWRLDPGSRQFLCASAP
- a CDS encoding sugar transferase gives rise to the protein MATRALGLGLKRALDVLFSLAGLALLWPVLAVVALIVKLDSPGPVFYRGVRTGKGGTPFGIFKFRSMVVDAEKVGGGSTARNDSRITRVGGVLRRYKVDELPQLLNVLIGDMSFVGPRPELPSYTRLYQGEELLILTMRPGITDHASLQFAQLGEVLGDCDADRVYEERVMPVKNGLRVRYVKEWSLLGDLVLVIRTLLRVVRG
- a CDS encoding Gfo/Idh/MocA family oxidoreductase — its product is MEARARLSRREFVGKATTSIAIPYLVPSGVIGMHGRQGANDRITIGVIGTGGMGSGHVYPDTAALCDVDDDHLAAARQRVTQGSPYLTKDYRRLLDRKDIDAVIIATPDHWHAIMAVHACQAGKHVMSEKPTSKTIAEGRAMVNAARRYNRVVQIHAQGRSNDNAHAACQFVRNGGIGRVKRVDVWHPVNFTTGTWGEPRYPPASLDWEMWLGPARWAPYHPQRCHFNFRWFMDYGGGFIRDRGNHALSIVSWLTDNDGYQGRVTCEATGTPMLAGFYDVPATMDVRWEFRDPDWTLTWSQPGTPNPRMPGEWGATYHGDRDDLVVLGGDGGCETEQKARSFEVPSGGTSVFRSPGHRENWLECIRTGQRPVMDVEIGHHVVTLCNLGNISYRLGREVVYDFARERFVGDEEADRLISEPLRAPWSLS
- a CDS encoding glycosyltransferase family 4 protein, with amino-acid sequence MTRPIACFFARVGSRREIDVVDFYAQDVRILSDLGFDVRVATRPAELRRADLYFAWFWTWAAFPVLAARLQRRPSVVTGVFNCWSYGRRPPTQRALIGMGVRLASRNVIISEDERRQLRPMFPAVDWLYSPLGVDTGLFSPAGFRRADELFTTATMAPGNAERKSIPELLAAAPLVRRSHPEVRFAIAGRCDEPYRRMVRDVGAEGFVEMLGLVSNEEKIARMRRCAAYVQPSRHEGFGLAILEAMSCGAPIVTSPVGAVPEVVGEEAAMVDGSSPEAIAEAVSRLLADPDERARLGARGRARAIELFSIERRKRDVQRILRGLGFAV